A genomic region of Hypomesus transpacificus isolate Combined female chromosome 19, fHypTra1, whole genome shotgun sequence contains the following coding sequences:
- the LOC124482058 gene encoding achaete-scute homolog 1b-like: METTTSTVTSSRNISQCALSLRLSGSDVALRTSSQDSSSPDQHLSLSTLLKKQHSGSPQLFRCKKRTHVTVLNFPYSQQQQLPSSVVRRNERERNRVRQVNAGFQTLRQHVPSGAASNGKLSKVETLRSAVEYIRALQHLLDENDAVSAVFQGWSVPSPSVTVSSTCSAGPESPLSTSSSSEEGGNHKHLGSEEHDFLDFSTWFNRC; this comes from the exons ATGGAAACCACGACATCTACTGTAACCTCAAGTCGAAACATCTCTCAATGCGCGCTATCTCTAAGGCTCTCAGGCAGTGACGTCGCGCTGCGTACATCCAGCCAGGACAGCTCCTCACCGGATCAGCACCTAAGTTTGTCCACACTTTTGAAAAAACAACACTCCGGTTCCCCGCAGCTTTTCCGCTGCAAAAAGAGGACACACGTTACCGTACTAAACTTTCCGTACTCCCAGCAACAACAGCTCCCTTCTTCTGTGGTCAGAAGGAACGAGCGAGAGAGAAATCGAGTGAGGCAGGTGAATGCAGGCTTCCAGACTTTGCGTCAGCACGTACCCAGCGGGGCCGCCAGCAATGGGAAGCTAAGCAAAGTGGAGACGCTTCGCTCGGCCGTGGAGTATATTCGAGCACTCCAGCATCTCTTGGACGAGAACGACGCAGTTTCCGCGGTGTTTCAGGGCTGGAGCGTTCCGTCCCCCTCCGTTACCGTATCAAGCACCTGCTCAGCGGGACCGGAGTCTCCCCTAtctacctcctcttcctcggagGAAGGCGGTAACCACAAACACCTGGGATCCGAGGAACACGACTTTCTAGATTTCTCCACCTGGTTCAACAG GTGTTGA